The following nucleotide sequence is from Leptolyngbya subtilissima AS-A7.
ACGGCCCAAGCGTAAGCGGTTTTAGGGTAACAGGTATAAGGTATAAGGCTTACCCTTGAACCTTAAACCGGTCTAATTGAGTTTATCTGGCTTAATCGGGAGAGGATATCGATGAAGATGTCCTCTCCTTTTTGCTATGGAACTAACTACCCCAGCGCTGCTCTTTCCCGCGATTTCGCTGCTGCTGCTGGCTTACACCAACCGCTTTTTGGTGCTGGCCCAGCTGATTCGTCAGCTCCACAGCTCTGAGCGCGACTACTTTCAAAGTCTGGTGCAGCGCCAGATCGCTAACCTGCGCCAGCGGATTGCCTTAATTCGCCTGATGCAGGCTCTAGGGGTATCGAGCTTTATTGTCTGCACGCTATCGATGCTAGGGCTATTTGTAGACCAGCAGCAGCTGGCGGAAGTGCTGTTTGGTCTCAGCCTGCTTTTGCTAGTCGCCTCGCTGCTGACGTCGCTCTACGAAATTGCCATTAGCACTCGAGCGATCGAGGCTGAACTGGCCGATATCGATGCAAAATCTCGCTATCCCAACGGCTAAGCCGATTAGGGCAAAGCAGCTTCGACTGTGCTCAACCAGCGAGAACTTACTTTGGTCGTTGAGCAGAGCCCTTCAGCTATTGTCCCATCGGGAGAAGTTACTGAGAGGTCAAGGTGAGGGTTTGGTTGGGCTCAACCACCACCACCCGCTGGGCAGTCGTATTGCCGATAATGGCTCCGGCGGCAGCTCCGCCGATAATGCTGCCCACCGAAACGCGCCCGCTGAGAATGCCGCCCACGGCAGCACCGCCCGCTGCCCCGATGCCAGCATCGGTAAGAATGGCACCAGTGCTGGTTTCTCTGGGGTCTTTAATGTCGCGCAGCAGTTCAGAAACGGCGTTGACGGTGTAGACCTGGTTGCCCACTTCGACAGCGGTGGCCACGTAGCGTACGCCGCCCTCGGCGGGCTCAAACCGGCCGCGCACAAGGGAACCAGCGGGAATGCTGCGCCCGTTGAGGTTGGTAGCGGCTCCCACTCGAAGGGTCTTCTCGACTGTGGCGCCGGTGTTGAGATAGAGGGTTTCGCTGTTGG
It contains:
- a CDS encoding DUF2721 domain-containing protein yields the protein MELTTPALLFPAISLLLLAYTNRFLVLAQLIRQLHSSERDYFQSLVQRQIANLRQRIALIRLMQALGVSSFIVCTLSMLGLFVDQQQLAEVLFGLSLLLLVASLLTSLYEIAISTRAIEAELADIDAKSRYPNG